The Acinetobacter chinensis genomic sequence GCATTTTTGAAGGTGTGGTCAAACGCTTTCCCGATATGAAAGGCTTAAAAGTGCCTCATATGGGCTGGAATCAGGTGCATCAGGCTGACCCTGAGCATCCGATGTGGAAAAATATTGAGCAGGATGCACGTTTCTACTTTGTACACAGCTACTATGTAGAACCTGAAAATACTGCCTATACTGCTGCCACCTGTAATTATGGCATTGAGTTCTGTACCGCGATTCACAAAGAAAATCTGTTTGCGACTCAGTTCCATCCAGAGAAAAGCCATACTGTAGGCTTACAGCTTCTGAAAAACTTTGTGGAATGGGATATCTGATTCTGTTTTTAGTCTCAGATATTATCCGTTTCAAAGAAAAGCTCATTTTTAAATGGGCTTTTTTAATGTTCTGTTTCAGTCCTCAGTCTTCCCGTGTGACAAAACCACCTTCGACCGGTCTGACACTGACTCGGATTTCAGCGTCCAGA encodes the following:
- the hisH gene encoding imidazole glycerol phosphate synthase subunit HisH, giving the protein MTRIALLDYGMGNLHSAAKALEHVGATVDVTNDPKLIAQADKIVFPGVGAMRDCMQGMREAGIDEVVRKAAFNKPVLAICVGMQALLESSEENGGSEALGIFEGVVKRFPDMKGLKVPHMGWNQVHQADPEHPMWKNIEQDARFYFVHSYYVEPENTAYTAATCNYGIEFCTAIHKENLFATQFHPEKSHTVGLQLLKNFVEWDI